From a single Candidatus Tumulicola sp. genomic region:
- a CDS encoding Dyp-type peroxidase, with protein MGIFSLGDASHSYMEFALRSGASAKDAVSAVADMHDPRKTTEGVNLVVGFRPELWRAVAPADAPSDAASFKSALIGPDGYTMPATQTDIFIWIAGASYDGVFDVAATVVDHLKPIAAPVRELTGWTYQHNRDLTGFQDGTENPTLVEAPDVALIPDGEPGAGGSILLFQQWKHEASAWRALPVEAQERIIGRTKAESIEIDEAHMPADSHVARTTLEENGEELKIFRRNTAYGSVGDHGTVFVGFAKQQHRLQRMLERMAGVGDGVRDALTRFSVPLTGAYYFIPALPTLARTASP; from the coding sequence ATGGGCATCTTTTCGCTGGGCGACGCTTCGCATAGCTACATGGAATTCGCATTGCGCAGCGGCGCATCAGCAAAGGATGCGGTCTCCGCGGTCGCTGACATGCACGATCCCCGCAAGACGACCGAGGGCGTCAATCTCGTCGTCGGTTTTCGGCCCGAGTTGTGGCGCGCTGTCGCGCCCGCCGACGCGCCGTCAGATGCGGCTTCCTTTAAGAGCGCCCTCATCGGCCCGGATGGCTACACGATGCCCGCGACGCAGACCGACATCTTCATCTGGATCGCTGGAGCCTCGTATGACGGCGTGTTCGACGTCGCGGCCACCGTGGTCGACCACCTCAAGCCCATTGCGGCACCGGTGCGCGAGTTGACCGGTTGGACGTATCAACACAACCGCGATCTCACCGGTTTCCAAGACGGCACGGAGAATCCGACGCTTGTGGAAGCACCCGATGTGGCGCTCATCCCCGACGGCGAGCCTGGCGCGGGCGGAAGCATCTTGCTGTTCCAACAATGGAAGCACGAGGCCAGCGCGTGGCGCGCGCTGCCGGTCGAAGCGCAAGAGCGTATCATCGGCCGCACTAAGGCTGAGAGCATCGAGATTGATGAGGCTCATATGCCGGCCGACTCGCACGTCGCGCGCACGACGCTCGAGGAGAACGGAGAAGAGCTCAAGATATTTCGCCGCAACACGGCCTACGGCAGTGTTGGCGATCACGGCACGGTGTTTGTCGGCTTCGCCAAACAGCAGCATCGTCTGCAGCGGATGCTGGAGCGCATGGCGGGCGTCGGGGACGGCGTCCGCGACGCGCTCACACGCTTCTCGGTTCCGCTCACCGGCGCGTACTACTTCATTCCGGCGCTCCCTACGCTCGCCCGCACCGCATCACCCTAA
- the eno gene encoding phosphopyruvate hydratase → MNSLHAREILDSRGNPTLRVRVVTDDGIAGEASVPSGASTGSHEALELRDGDPKRYGGKGVLRAAEHVETTIAQVVRGMPIADQSVIDRAMIELDGTPNKSRLGANAILGVSLACAHAAAASAGVPLYRQLGAGTTMPVPMMNVINGGKHAEGALQFQECMIVPVGAPTLREAIRWGSEVFHALGRLLHDRGLPTTVGDEGGYAPPLRHIDEALGLMVEAIAKAGYRPGVQVALALDPAASEFRQKDGYVAETGAKPLSASEMISLYERLLGAFPIVSIEDGLAEDDWAGWKEMTARIGSRVQLVGDDLFVTNVEFLQRGIDEHVANAILIKVNQIGTLTETIECVRMAQRAGYGAVISHRSGETADTTIADLAVALDAGQIKTGSLSRSDRVEKYNRLMAIEEELGAASRYPTRRAG, encoded by the coding sequence ATAAACTCTCTGCACGCCCGCGAGATCCTCGATTCACGGGGCAATCCGACGCTGCGCGTGCGCGTCGTCACCGATGACGGCATTGCGGGCGAAGCCTCCGTTCCGTCCGGAGCGTCGACCGGCTCCCACGAAGCGCTGGAGTTGCGCGATGGCGATCCCAAGCGCTACGGCGGCAAGGGCGTGCTCCGCGCGGCCGAACATGTGGAAACCACGATCGCGCAAGTAGTACGCGGCATGCCGATCGCGGATCAAAGCGTCATCGATCGTGCGATGATCGAACTCGACGGAACGCCCAATAAGAGCCGTCTGGGAGCGAATGCGATTCTCGGCGTCTCGCTCGCGTGCGCGCACGCGGCAGCAGCGAGCGCCGGCGTACCGCTCTATCGTCAGCTCGGCGCGGGCACGACCATGCCGGTGCCGATGATGAACGTCATCAACGGCGGCAAACATGCCGAAGGCGCGCTGCAATTCCAAGAGTGCATGATCGTGCCGGTCGGAGCGCCGACGCTGCGCGAGGCGATCCGCTGGGGCTCGGAGGTCTTTCACGCGCTGGGCCGGTTGCTCCACGATCGCGGACTGCCGACGACGGTGGGCGACGAAGGCGGGTACGCTCCGCCGCTGCGCCACATCGACGAGGCGTTGGGGCTCATGGTCGAAGCGATCGCCAAGGCCGGCTATCGGCCAGGCGTTCAGGTGGCGCTCGCGCTCGATCCGGCGGCGAGCGAATTCAGGCAGAAGGACGGGTATGTCGCCGAAACCGGAGCGAAGCCGCTCTCGGCGAGCGAGATGATCTCGCTCTACGAGCGTCTGCTTGGCGCGTTTCCTATCGTCAGCATCGAAGACGGACTTGCCGAGGACGATTGGGCCGGTTGGAAAGAGATGACGGCGCGCATCGGATCGCGCGTGCAATTGGTGGGCGACGATCTGTTCGTGACCAACGTCGAGTTCTTGCAGCGCGGCATCGACGAGCACGTCGCCAATGCTATCCTCATCAAAGTCAACCAGATCGGCACGCTGACCGAGACGATAGAGTGCGTGCGCATGGCCCAACGCGCGGGATACGGGGCGGTCATCTCGCACCGCTCCGGTGAGACCGCCGATACCACGATCGCCGACTTGGCTGTCGCGCTCGACGCCGGACAGATCAAGACGGGTTCCTTGTCGCGCAGCGATCGCGTGGAGAAGTACAACCGGCTGATGGCGATCGAAGAAGAACTGGGCGCAGCTTCGCGTTATCCGACGCGCCGGGCGGGTTGA
- the ndk gene encoding nucleoside-diphosphate kinase, which translates to MERTLILVKPDGVQRGLVGEIIARFERRGLQIVGLKFLRVSKTLAREHYQEHVGKPFFKGLVEYITGSPIAAMVVQGSNAVELCRTTIGATNPVAATPGSIRGDFGVDVGRNLVHGSDSARSAKREIKLFFKAAELHAYNRSMSRWIVE; encoded by the coding sequence TTGGAACGAACCCTCATTCTGGTCAAGCCGGACGGCGTGCAGCGCGGCCTCGTGGGCGAAATCATCGCTCGTTTCGAGCGTCGCGGGCTACAGATCGTCGGGCTCAAATTCCTGCGCGTCTCCAAGACGTTGGCGAGGGAGCACTACCAAGAACACGTAGGCAAGCCGTTCTTCAAAGGTTTGGTCGAGTACATCACCGGCTCTCCCATCGCGGCGATGGTGGTGCAGGGATCGAACGCCGTGGAACTCTGCCGCACGACGATCGGCGCGACAAATCCGGTCGCCGCGACGCCCGGTTCTATCCGCGGCGACTTCGGCGTCGACGTCGGCCGCAATCTCGTGCACGGTTCGGACAGCGCGCGCAGCGCCAAGCGTGAGATCAAACTGTTCTTCAAAGCCGCCGAACTGCACGCGTACAATCGTTCTATGTCGCGCTGGATCGTGGAGTGA
- a CDS encoding biotin--[acetyl-CoA-carboxylase] ligase yields MTRSESEDRLLPIDAAALAAAVAHLVRFRKVQCQAELDSTNSSALRAMRSRGSAGLTILAEEQRAGRGRAGRPWTSPVGSGLLLSTILPTPLSQQTLPALGFWAALAAAQTIERLTGFRPDFKWPNDLVTSDGKLAGILVEGETIGAASRMVIGVGINVNRPAAVPSALAGTAAWLSDVAGHRIDRTVLAAGLLQCYEREYDRLLERPKGIIADWARGAKLEGLRLSVRAAGGALLHEGIARGVADDGALLLDTTSGPVRVTLGDVAML; encoded by the coding sequence GTGACTCGTTCTGAAAGCGAGGATCGTTTGTTGCCGATCGACGCTGCAGCCCTGGCAGCGGCGGTTGCTCACCTGGTAAGATTCCGAAAAGTACAGTGCCAAGCGGAGCTTGATTCCACGAATTCCAGCGCGTTGCGTGCCATGCGATCGCGCGGTTCCGCAGGACTGACGATCCTCGCGGAAGAGCAGCGGGCTGGACGCGGCCGTGCCGGACGTCCGTGGACGTCCCCTGTGGGCTCGGGACTGCTCCTGTCCACGATTCTGCCAACCCCTCTTTCGCAGCAAACGCTTCCGGCGCTGGGGTTTTGGGCCGCGCTCGCCGCCGCCCAAACCATCGAGAGGCTGACCGGCTTCCGGCCGGACTTCAAGTGGCCCAACGACCTAGTCACGAGCGACGGCAAATTGGCAGGCATCCTCGTTGAAGGCGAAACGATTGGAGCGGCCTCGCGGATGGTGATCGGCGTCGGAATTAATGTGAATCGGCCCGCCGCAGTTCCATCCGCCCTCGCGGGAACAGCGGCCTGGTTATCGGACGTAGCCGGCCACCGTATCGATAGGACTGTTTTGGCCGCTGGTTTGTTGCAGTGCTACGAGCGGGAGTACGACCGCCTGCTTGAGCGCCCTAAGGGGATCATCGCCGATTGGGCGCGCGGCGCCAAGCTTGAAGGCCTGCGCCTGAGCGTCCGCGCCGCGGGCGGCGCGCTGCTGCACGAAGGCATAGCCCGTGGGGTCGCGGATGACGGCGCTTTGTTGCTGGACACCACGAGCGGACCCGTTCGCGTGACCCTCGGCGACGTTGCGATGCTGTAG
- the lipA gene encoding lipoyl synthase encodes MIARKPEWLKVRLPSGTNYEKLRSIVKERGLHTVCQEAMCPNIAECWGVGTATFMILGDTCTRGCRFCNVKTGLPNAIDPLEAVKLAQSIEDLGLNYTVITCVDRDDLPDGGALQMAEAIRAIHHRTPHVKVEVLTSDYRGDVAALRTVIDANPEVFAHNIETTRALTPHVRDRRCGYDQSLNVLANAKAMRPQKFTKSSIMLGLGESDEDVLQTASDLRNVGVDIITFGQYLQPTHRHLKVVEFVSPEKFRWFAQAVKPLGFHQVVSGPLVRSSYHAEQAFATTM; translated from the coding sequence ATGATCGCGCGAAAACCCGAATGGCTCAAAGTCAGGCTGCCGAGCGGCACGAACTACGAGAAGCTGCGCTCGATCGTCAAGGAGCGCGGCCTGCACACCGTGTGTCAGGAAGCGATGTGCCCGAACATCGCCGAGTGTTGGGGCGTCGGCACCGCGACCTTCATGATCTTGGGCGACACGTGCACGCGCGGCTGCCGTTTTTGCAACGTGAAGACGGGCCTTCCCAACGCCATCGATCCCCTCGAGGCGGTAAAGCTCGCGCAATCGATCGAGGATCTTGGGCTGAACTACACGGTCATCACCTGCGTCGATCGCGACGACTTGCCTGACGGCGGCGCGCTGCAGATGGCCGAAGCGATCCGCGCGATCCACCACCGCACGCCGCACGTCAAAGTCGAAGTGCTGACGTCGGATTATCGCGGCGACGTCGCCGCGCTGCGCACGGTGATCGATGCCAATCCGGAAGTTTTCGCGCACAACATCGAAACGACCCGGGCGCTCACTCCGCACGTGCGCGACCGCCGCTGCGGCTACGACCAATCCTTGAACGTGCTCGCGAACGCCAAAGCCATGCGCCCGCAGAAATTCACCAAGTCGAGCATCATGCTCGGCCTCGGCGAGAGCGACGAGGACGTGCTGCAGACAGCGAGCGATCTGCGCAACGTCGGCGTGGACATCATCACGTTCGGTCAGTACCTGCAGCCCACGCACCGCCACCTCAAGGTCGTCGAGTTCGTCTCGCCGGAGAAGTTCCGATGGTTCGCGCAAGCGGTGAAGCCGCTGGGATTCCACCAAGTGGTCTCCGGCCCACTCGTGCGTTCTTCGTACCACGCCGAGCAAGCATTCGCGACGACGATGTGA
- the lipB gene encoding lipoyl(octanoyl) transferase LipB → MTVSLFDLGFIRFKEAWDVQRHIHAERVAGMVGDALLFCEHAPVITMGKSGRRHNLLVSQEELRRRNVEYYDIERGGDLTYHGPGQLVCYPIFKLARLREVQGFVRKMELSIIKAMNAFGVKGEQRQAHAGVFVGSAKIASIGAAVQGGVTFHGFALDVITDLSYFQLINPCGMPDVQVTSLSREAGREVRIGEVKPPMRAALEEVFEIKLAPTAAQAIGTL, encoded by the coding sequence GTGACCGTCAGCCTTTTCGATCTCGGCTTCATCCGCTTCAAAGAGGCATGGGATGTGCAGCGGCACATCCACGCGGAACGGGTCGCCGGCATGGTAGGCGACGCGCTGCTGTTCTGCGAGCATGCGCCGGTGATCACGATGGGCAAGTCGGGTCGCAGGCACAACCTGCTCGTCTCGCAAGAAGAACTGCGTCGCCGCAACGTCGAGTACTACGATATCGAACGCGGCGGGGACCTCACCTATCACGGGCCCGGCCAATTGGTCTGCTATCCGATCTTCAAGCTCGCGCGGCTGCGCGAGGTGCAAGGCTTCGTGCGCAAGATGGAACTCAGCATCATCAAAGCGATGAACGCGTTCGGGGTGAAGGGGGAACAGCGCCAAGCGCATGCTGGCGTGTTCGTAGGGTCCGCCAAGATCGCGTCGATCGGAGCTGCCGTTCAGGGCGGGGTGACTTTCCACGGTTTCGCCCTCGACGTCATCACCGATCTCAGCTACTTCCAACTGATCAATCCGTGCGGCATGCCCGACGTCCAGGTGACATCGCTTTCGAGAGAAGCGGGCCGCGAGGTGCGGATCGGCGAAGTCAAGCCTCCTATGCGCGCCGCCCTGGAAGAAGTGTTTGAGATCAAGCTCGCCCCCACCGCGGCGCAGGCGATCGGGACTCTGTAG
- the lpdA gene encoding dihydrolipoyl dehydrogenase gives MVANKYDAIVIGGGPGGYTAAIRLGQLKKKVVCIERERLGGVCLNWGCMPSKALLHVGEVITAAHDLKEMGVEFGEPRIDLASLNKWKSKMIDDLVNGVGTLFKANKVEYMVGEAELINKITVRVKKADGRFETLVGDAVVIATGSEPVALPGFKRDSKTILNSDDAVSLADLPKSILILGAGVIGLEFATIYRRLGAEVTVVEMLDRALADTDLEISTLLLRILKKQGINVHLKTKAAGVEVVGSRARVKLEGEINEAREYDKVLVAVGRRPRTGDLRPESLGIAMDGLFIKVNEKRESDVPGVYAIGDCAGAPLLAHKAMKEGIVAAEVIAGLPAAYDPIAVPNCVYTDPQVATVGLSEEQAKSAGYEVSVGKFRLSALGRARTVGISDGMVKIVADKKTDLVLGVHIVSPTAESMVAEGVVALEMGATVEDIGLSIHPHPTFSESIMEAAEALHGKSIHMANVTAPIPTPAKT, from the coding sequence ATGGTAGCGAACAAGTACGACGCGATCGTCATCGGCGGAGGCCCGGGCGGCTATACCGCTGCGATCCGCTTGGGGCAACTGAAGAAGAAAGTGGTGTGCATCGAGCGCGAGCGTCTCGGCGGCGTCTGCCTCAACTGGGGATGCATGCCGAGCAAAGCGCTGCTCCACGTCGGAGAGGTCATAACGGCGGCACACGACCTCAAAGAGATGGGCGTCGAGTTCGGCGAGCCGCGGATCGACCTGGCGTCGCTCAACAAATGGAAGTCCAAGATGATCGACGACCTCGTCAACGGCGTCGGCACGCTCTTCAAGGCGAACAAAGTCGAGTATATGGTCGGCGAGGCCGAGCTGATCAACAAGATCACGGTGCGCGTCAAGAAAGCCGACGGACGCTTCGAAACGCTAGTGGGGGACGCCGTCGTGATCGCCACCGGGTCGGAGCCAGTGGCGCTTCCGGGCTTCAAACGCGACAGCAAGACGATCCTCAATTCCGACGACGCCGTGAGCCTCGCGGATCTGCCGAAGAGCATCCTCATCCTCGGCGCCGGGGTGATCGGTTTGGAATTCGCCACGATCTATCGACGGCTGGGCGCCGAAGTCACGGTCGTCGAGATGCTCGACCGCGCCCTCGCCGACACCGATCTCGAGATTTCGACGCTGCTGCTGCGCATCCTCAAGAAGCAGGGCATCAACGTCCACCTGAAGACGAAGGCCGCGGGCGTTGAGGTGGTGGGCTCGCGCGCGCGCGTCAAGCTCGAAGGCGAGATCAACGAGGCGCGCGAGTACGACAAAGTGCTCGTGGCGGTCGGCCGGCGGCCTCGCACCGGCGACCTGCGCCCCGAGTCGCTCGGCATAGCCATGGACGGCTTGTTCATCAAGGTCAACGAAAAGCGCGAAAGCGACGTGCCGGGCGTGTACGCCATCGGCGACTGCGCCGGCGCGCCGCTGCTCGCCCACAAAGCGATGAAGGAAGGCATCGTCGCAGCCGAAGTGATCGCCGGGCTGCCGGCGGCCTACGATCCGATCGCCGTCCCCAACTGCGTCTATACCGACCCGCAAGTGGCGACCGTCGGCTTGTCGGAAGAGCAGGCGAAGAGCGCGGGCTATGAGGTCAGCGTGGGCAAGTTCCGCCTCTCGGCGTTGGGGCGCGCGCGCACGGTCGGCATTTCGGACGGCATGGTCAAGATCGTCGCCGACAAGAAGACCGACCTCGTGCTTGGAGTGCATATCGTGTCGCCGACGGCCGAGTCGATGGTCGCGGAAGGCGTCGTCGCACTCGAGATGGGCGCGACCGTCGAGGACATCGGCTTGTCGATACATCCGCACCCGACGTTCTCTGAGTCCATCATGGAAGCTGCGGAAGCGCTCCACGGCAAGTCGATCCACATGGCCAACGTCACGGCCCCGATACCAACGCCGGCGAAGACGTGA
- a CDS encoding dihydrolipoamide acetyltransferase family protein, with product MPVELEMPELAESVIEGEIVKWLVKEGEHVKLDQPLVEVMTDKVTVEIPSPIEGILLKQVAPEGAVVPIGKPIAIFGKEGESLASPAPAETAPASATPPPEVVVGGEVKPKIEAQAPLDKVAPARVGNGQTGAPAKGPSETAAIGPFGRPLATPAVRKFARELGVDLNQVRGSGEGGRIQREDVQRVASSGGAAAGQAAQPRPQPVGAGAAASAGAAASGETERVPLRGLRRVIADHMIHSKHTAAHTLHVDEADVTELVAMRNRAKQIAAERGVKLTFLPFFVKAACAALIKHPYMNASLDDDKHEIVLKKDYNIGIAVNTEGGLVVPVIHNADRKSIFDLARAIADLAEKARAGKLAHDDIAGGTFTITNVGSVGGLFTFPVINWPEVGILGTHSIQQRPVVRNDQIVIRDMTYLSISFDHRVVDGAIAAQFVKDVAELLAAPDVFLMESGSW from the coding sequence ATGCCGGTCGAACTCGAAATGCCGGAACTGGCCGAGTCGGTCATCGAAGGCGAAATCGTCAAATGGCTCGTCAAAGAGGGCGAGCACGTCAAGTTGGATCAGCCGCTCGTCGAAGTCATGACCGACAAGGTGACGGTCGAGATCCCGTCTCCGATCGAGGGCATCTTGCTCAAGCAAGTGGCGCCCGAAGGCGCGGTCGTTCCGATCGGCAAGCCGATCGCGATCTTCGGCAAAGAAGGCGAGTCGCTCGCAAGCCCCGCGCCGGCCGAGACGGCTCCGGCTTCCGCCACCCCACCCCCCGAAGTGGTCGTGGGCGGCGAGGTCAAACCCAAGATCGAAGCACAAGCCCCTTTAGATAAAGTCGCGCCGGCGCGCGTCGGCAACGGACAGACGGGCGCGCCGGCCAAAGGGCCGTCTGAGACGGCTGCGATCGGCCCCTTCGGAAGGCCGCTCGCCACGCCGGCCGTCCGCAAGTTCGCGCGGGAACTCGGCGTCGATCTCAACCAGGTGCGCGGGTCAGGCGAAGGTGGGCGCATCCAACGAGAAGACGTTCAGCGCGTCGCCTCGTCCGGCGGCGCAGCTGCAGGCCAAGCCGCACAACCGAGACCGCAACCGGTCGGTGCCGGAGCCGCCGCGAGCGCCGGCGCCGCCGCGAGCGGCGAAACCGAGCGCGTGCCGCTGCGCGGCCTGCGCCGCGTCATCGCAGATCACATGATCCACTCCAAGCACACCGCCGCGCATACGCTCCACGTCGACGAAGCCGACGTCACCGAGCTCGTCGCCATGCGCAATCGTGCGAAGCAGATCGCCGCCGAGCGCGGCGTGAAGCTGACCTTCTTGCCGTTCTTCGTCAAGGCCGCATGCGCAGCGCTGATCAAACATCCGTACATGAACGCCTCGCTCGACGACGACAAGCACGAAATCGTGCTCAAGAAGGACTACAACATCGGGATCGCCGTCAATACCGAGGGCGGACTGGTCGTCCCCGTCATCCACAACGCCGATCGAAAGTCCATCTTCGACCTGGCGCGCGCCATCGCCGATCTCGCGGAAAAAGCCCGTGCAGGCAAGCTCGCGCACGACGACATCGCCGGCGGCACGTTCACCATCACCAACGTCGGCTCCGTCGGCGGCCTGTTCACGTTTCCGGTCATCAACTGGCCGGAAGTCGGCATTCTCGGAACGCACTCGATCCAGCAGCGCCCCGTCGTGCGCAACGATCAGATCGTCATCCGCGACATGACCTATCTGTCGATCTCGTTCGATCACCGGGTGGTCGACGGCGCAATCGCCGCGCAGTTCGTCAAAGACGTCGCCGAACTGCTCGCCGCTCCCGACGTCTTTCTTATGGAGAGCGGCTCATGGTAG
- a CDS encoding alpha-ketoacid dehydrogenase subunit beta, whose protein sequence is MTTVEVEKKQTYTMVQAIRSALIDEMRRDPNVVTLGEDIGPRGGVFLVTEGLIDMFGKDRVIDTPLAECGIIGAAVGMALYGLRPIAEIQFIDFLYPGFDMFVSEAAKLRYRSAGQFKVPMVVRSPYGGGVRGGNYHSQSPEAYYVATPGIKVVVPSNPYDAKGLLISSIRDDDPVMFMEPKKIYRAVKTELPEGPYEVPLGKAAVAREGKHVSIITFGAMVPVALEAATAMEKEGVQVEVIDLRTLQPYDTEAILQSVGKTGHAVLLQEAPRIGGYVAEIAAFLAEQAIEHLEGPIVRVTGWDTPFPYALEKAYMPNVERVVRGIKKTLNF, encoded by the coding sequence ATGACAACCGTTGAAGTTGAAAAAAAGCAGACCTACACGATGGTGCAGGCCATCCGCTCAGCGCTCATCGACGAGATGAGGCGCGATCCGAACGTCGTCACCCTCGGCGAGGACATCGGACCACGCGGTGGCGTGTTCTTGGTCACCGAAGGGCTGATCGACATGTTCGGCAAGGACCGCGTCATCGACACGCCGCTCGCCGAGTGCGGCATCATCGGCGCTGCGGTCGGCATGGCTCTGTACGGCTTGCGGCCGATCGCCGAGATCCAGTTCATCGATTTTCTGTATCCCGGCTTCGACATGTTCGTGTCGGAAGCGGCGAAGCTGCGTTACCGCTCCGCCGGACAGTTCAAGGTGCCGATGGTCGTCCGCTCGCCGTACGGCGGCGGTGTGCGCGGCGGCAACTACCACTCACAATCGCCGGAGGCGTACTACGTCGCGACGCCCGGCATCAAAGTCGTGGTGCCGAGCAATCCATACGACGCCAAAGGTCTACTCATCTCGTCGATCCGCGACGACGACCCCGTGATGTTCATGGAGCCTAAGAAGATCTATCGCGCGGTCAAGACCGAGCTGCCCGAAGGCCCGTATGAAGTGCCGCTCGGCAAGGCCGCGGTCGCGCGCGAAGGCAAGCACGTTTCGATCATCACGTTCGGTGCGATGGTGCCCGTGGCGCTCGAAGCGGCGACTGCGATGGAGAAAGAAGGCGTCCAGGTGGAGGTCATCGACCTGCGCACGCTTCAACCCTATGACACCGAGGCGATTCTGCAGTCGGTGGGCAAGACCGGCCACGCGGTGCTGCTTCAGGAAGCGCCCCGCATCGGCGGTTACGTCGCGGAGATCGCGGCATTCCTCGCGGAGCAGGCGATCGAACATCTCGAAGGGCCGATCGTCCGCGTGACGGGGTGGGATACGCCGTTCCCCTATGCGCTTGAGAAGGCGTATATGCCGAACGTCGAGCGCGTCGTCCGCGGGATCAAGAAAACGCTCAACTTCTAA
- a CDS encoding thiamine pyrophosphate-dependent enzyme, whose translation MEIKPFTDKPIKFMEYDGRPAGDVSALGLTNEQLVDMYRWLIYNRAVDDRGYILVRQGRAGFYAQTSGQEASQIGSALPLQKDDWLFGDHRSQGSMLVKGLRAAEWFAHVLGRSLDPTKGRMMPHGSGRADLHIVPGSSTVGNQITEAVGTAMAQNIKKKKEITICYFGDGATSEGDFHVGMNFAAVYNSPIILFCQNNQYAISVRLEEQTHTKTIAEKAHAYGMEGYFVDGNDVLAVYAVTKHCADKAREGRGPSLIESYTYRYGPHSSADDDSRYRPKGELEMWRSQRDPITRFRNFLQLRKLWDDEKDIALQARVKDELAAALEEAEKSPPPEPLTVFDQVYAQLTPHLEWERSELAAELGVSQQAR comes from the coding sequence ATGGAGATCAAGCCCTTCACGGACAAGCCCATAAAGTTCATGGAGTACGATGGCCGGCCGGCCGGCGACGTCAGCGCGCTCGGCCTCACCAACGAGCAGCTCGTCGACATGTATCGCTGGCTCATCTACAATCGCGCGGTCGACGACCGCGGCTACATCCTCGTGCGCCAGGGCCGCGCCGGGTTCTATGCGCAGACCTCCGGTCAAGAAGCGTCGCAGATCGGCAGCGCGCTGCCGCTCCAAAAAGACGACTGGCTGTTCGGCGATCACCGCTCGCAGGGCAGCATGCTCGTCAAGGGACTTAGGGCCGCGGAGTGGTTCGCACACGTGTTGGGCCGCTCGCTCGACCCGACCAAAGGGCGCATGATGCCGCACGGCTCCGGCCGCGCCGATCTGCACATCGTTCCCGGATCGTCCACCGTCGGCAATCAGATCACCGAAGCGGTCGGCACCGCGATGGCTCAAAACATCAAGAAGAAGAAAGAGATCACGATCTGCTATTTCGGCGACGGCGCGACGAGCGAAGGCGACTTCCATGTCGGCATGAACTTCGCAGCGGTCTATAATTCGCCGATCATCCTGTTCTGCCAGAACAACCAATACGCGATCTCGGTCAGGCTGGAAGAGCAGACGCACACCAAGACGATCGCCGAGAAGGCGCACGCGTACGGCATGGAGGGTTACTTCGTGGACGGCAACGACGTGCTGGCCGTTTATGCGGTCACCAAGCATTGCGCGGACAAAGCGCGCGAGGGACGCGGGCCGAGCCTGATCGAGTCGTACACCTACCGCTATGGCCCCCACTCTTCGGCCGATGACGATAGCCGCTACCGTCCAAAAGGCGAACTGGAGATGTGGCGCTCGCAGCGCGACCCGATCACGCGTTTTCGGAATTTCTTGCAGCTCCGCAAGCTGTGGGACGACGAGAAAGACATCGCACTGCAAGCCCGGGTGAAAGACGAGCTTGCCGCCGCGCTCGAGGAAGCGGAGAAGAGCCCGCCGCCAGAACCGCTGACCGTGTTCGATCAGGTGTACGCGCAGTTGACGCCGCATCTCGAGTGGGAGCGCAGTGAGCTCGCCGCCGAGCTGGGCGTCTCGCAACAGGCCAGGTGA